The region CATGAACCGCCTGGTCTGTGGCGACGTGGGTTTTGGCAAAACCGAAGTGGCTTTGCGCGCAGCGTTCAAAGCGGCCATGGCGGGTTACCAGGTGGCGCTGCTGGCCCCGACTACGATTTTGGCGCACCAGCATTACCAGGTGCTCAAAGATCGCTTTGCCTCTTATCCCGTACGGGTTGAACTGCTCAGCCGTTACCGCACGGCCAAGGAAAGTGATCAGGTTTTTGCCGATCTCAAGGCCGGTGCCATCGATATTGTGGTGGCCACCCACCGCCTGCTTTCCAAAAAATTGCAGATGAAAAAACTGGGGCTGCTGATTATTGATGAAGAACACCGTTTTGGCGTGATGCAAAAAGAAAAACTCAAGGATATTCAACCCGGTATCGATATCCTGACCATGTCAGCCACCCCGATTCCCCGCACCCTGAATATTGCCCTGGGGGGATTAAAATCTCTCAGTTTGATTGAAACCCCGCCGCCGAACCGACAGCCGATCAAAACGGTGGTGGAACCCTTTAACGATGAAATGCTGAAACAGGCGATTTTTCATGAACTGCAGCGCGGGGGGCAGATTTACTATATTCACAACCGGGTCAAAGATATTGAAACAATAGGCGCCAAGCTTCAACAACTGGCCCCCCAGGCCCGGATTCGCACGGCCCATGGCCAGATGAGCAAGCAGGAACTGGAGCAGACCATGTGGGATTTTTATTCCCACGCCTTTGATATCCTGGTCTGTACCACGATTGTGGAATCGGGGCTGGACATTGCCAATTGCAATACCCTGATCATTGAGCGCGTGGAACTGCTGGGTCTGGCCCAGATTCACCAGTTGCGGGGCCGCGTGGGCCGTTCAAATATTCAGGCCTATGCCTATCTCTTTTATGATCCGCTCAAGCCCCTGACCCGCGAGGCGCGTGAGCGCCTGACGGTGGTGCGTGAATATTCAGATTTGGGGTCGGGTTATTATGTGGCGCTCAAGGATATGGAAATCCGGGGAATTGGCAATCTGGTAGGGCCACAGCAACATGGCAATATTGTTTCAGTCGGTTTTGAAACCTATTGCCAATTGCTTGAAGAGACCATAGCCCTGCTCAAAGGCGAAGTGCGTGAGGCGCGTGAAAGTCAGGCCTGCGTGATCGATCTCAATCTATCGGCCTTTATTCCCGATGGCTGGCTCGATGATGTGGCAGATAAAATGAGGCTTTACCGTATTTTGGCCTATAGCGACGATCTCGAGCAGATTGAACAGCAGCGCAAAGATTTGATTCAGCGCAAGGGCGAATTGCCGCCAGAAGTAGAAACTCTCTGGCGGGTCACACGGGTGCGGATCATGGCTTCTGAGCTGGGAATTCCCAAAATTGGCTTCAAGGGTCAGATGCTGGAATTGCAGGCCGTTTTGCCTGAAAACCGCTTTAAACTTGCGATCCGGCGCAACCCGATGCTTAAAAACTGGCAGTATAAACCCGAAACCTTGCTGCATACCCTGGCTCCTCAGCCACTCAAGAACTTGCAGCGGGTTGAAGCCTTCCTTGCTACACTGATGGAAATGGAAGCAGAACAGCTGGAGGAGCAACCGGTACATGTCGAATAGCCACCTGACCCAAAAAGGAATTGTCGCCATCGCTTTGGTGGTGTTTATGGGCGGGGGCTTTACCGCTGGAACCTGGTATTGGGTCAATCGCTATGATTATGTGGCGCGAGTCAATGGTGAGCGCGTGACCCGGACGGATTTTGCCCGCAGCTTTGAACAGGCCACCCAGCTCTATACCCGCCAGTTGGGCATGGATCTGAATTCTGAGCAGGGCAAAATGCTGCTGCCCATGCTGCGTGAAACCACGCTCAACCAACTGATTGAGAATCAACTGCAGTTGCAGGAAGCGAAAAAGCGCAAACTTACGGTGACTGCAGCTGAAATTGAGGCTGAATATGACAAATACCTGCGCACGGCCTATCAGGGTGATACCGCCCGTATGGAGCGTGAACTGGCTCGCAATAATTATTCCTTGTCAGATTTCCGCGAGGAGTTGCGCAGCCGACTGCTGATGCGCAAACTGCGTGAAGCCTTGGGCAAGGATTTGAAACTGACTGAAAAGCAGCTTGAAAACTATTATAAACAGAACAGTTCCCGTTTTCAGCAGCCTGAAAAAATCGAGGCCCGTCATCTTTTGATCAAGGTAGAGAAACCCGAGCAAGAGGCTGCCGCCAAAGCCCAGATTGAAAAAATTCTGACCGAGCTGAAAGCGGGGGGAGATTTTGCCGCCTTGGCGAAAAAATACTCTCAGGATACTTCCAACAAAGACAAGGGCGGTGATTTGGGGGCTTTTGCAAAAGGGGATATGGTGCCCGCCTTCGAAACCGCAGCTTGGGCGCTTAAACCGGGCGAATTCAGCCAAACGCCAGTGAAAACAGAGTTTGGTTACCATTTGATTCTGCGTGGCAAAACCCATCCTGCCGGGCTGCCGCCCTTGGCTGAGGCCCGCAAACAGTTTGAAAGCCAGCTTTTAGATCAGGAAAAAGAAAAGGCCTTGCGCACCTGGCTCAAAGAACAGCGCAACCAGTCTGAGATTGTCTTGGCAGAAGATATGGAAAAACCACCCGCACCGCCCTCTCCTGCCGCCAGTTCTGCACAGGCTTCTCCTATTGCCGAGGCCTCTGCGCAACCTCAAACTGTTCCGGCGAGTCCTGATAAGTCTGGCGCACCTAAAAGTTCTTCTGCGCCTTGACTTTTAAAAGGAATTTTAACCATGGACAAATTTAAAGACAGTCTGAGAAGATTCTTAAATAAAAAACAAATCGAATTACTCAAGCGATTATCGGCTTCGATGGTTCGTTTGTCTATCCAAATGGTGAGTCCTTTTGTTTTGCCGATTATGAAATTTATGGCGACTTCAGGTGAAGGTACCGATGCCTGTCTTAAGCGGGGGTTTTTGCCTGTTCCTGTACATTTTTATCAGCCTATTCCCGATCTTGAGGATTTAGAAAAAAGAAATATTTGGGCCAAAGAGAGTGCGCTTTCAGGCATTGAGTTTCAGTCAGAAAATTTCTTCGCATTCATGCAAAAAATTGCTGCTGATTTTTCTCACGAATGCGATTGGCCCAATGAACCAACTTCAGATCCGAAGCAATTCCATCTGCACAACAATTGCTTCAGTTATGGTTGTGCCTCAGCCCTGCATTGCATGATTCGCTATTTTAAGCCCAAACGGATTATTGAAGTGGGTTCGGGTTTTTCTTCGCGGGTGATTGCTGCTGCAATAGAGTTGAATCATCCAGAATCTGGCCCAACAGATTACCGCATTGTCGATCCGTATACAAATCTTGATTTAAAGAATTTTCCCGAACAAACCCAGTTGATTCGTCAACAGGTTGAAACACTGGATCTCGCTTTTTTTGAGTCGCTTCAGGAAAACGATATTTTATTCATCGATTCCAGTCATGTTTGCAAACTGGGAAGTGATGTGAACTTTGAAATTCTTGAGGTTTTGCCGAGCTTGAATAAAGGGGTTTTTATTCATTTTCATGATATTAATCTTCCCTATGAATACCCTGAGGTCTATGCCAAAAATCAAAAGTTCCGTGTATTTTGGAACGAGGCTTATTTGCTTCAGGCTTTTTTGGCGTTTAATAAAGAGTTTAAAGTGGTTTTGCCCATGGATTTTGTTCAGCGTCATTTCATCGAGGACCTGAAAGCCCTTTTCCCGGCGAGCTTAAAGACCGATTTTGGTTGGGTCAGTGGAAGTTTTTGGATCCAGCGGATTTTAAAATAAATCAGGCCGGTTTAAGCACCTGCTCAGTTCACCAGAACCTCTGGTAAACTGCTTAGGATGATTTGCCTACGAAAGAAGGATGAGTGATTGTGACAGAACAACGCAAAAAGGGCTCCCAGATTGGTGTTATCGCCATCGTGGCAACCCTCGTAATAGGCAGCGCCGCTGCAGCTGGAAGTTTTTTATGGGCCGGACAAACCGCCTTTGCCGCTAAAGTCAATGGACAGGTGATCAGCACCGATGAATTCACAACCTATGTAGAACGCGCGAAGAAACAATATGCCGGTCAGATTGGCATGGATTTCAATTCCGCAGCCGGTCAGACCATGTTGGTCAACCTCAAGAAAAATATCATGAATTCGCTGGTTGAAATGTCGCTGATGAAGCAAGAGGCCGAAAAAATGGGCCTTAAAGCCGATGAGGCTGAATTCAAATCCAAGTTTGATGAACTGCTCAAGGCCCGCTACAATGGCGACCGCAAAGCCTTTGATGAAGATCTCGAACGCAATAAATATACCTATACTGAATTTGAAACCCAGTTCAAACAGCAGATTTTGCTCAGCAAGCTCTATCAGAAGATCATTGAAAAGGTCAAAATTGAAGACGCTGATCTGAAGAAATACTATGATGAGCATATGGATATGTATAAGGAGCCTGAAAAAATCAAGGCCCAGCATATTCTGATCAAGGCTGAAGAAGGCAAAAAAGACGAAGAAGCCAAAGCCCTGAAAAAGGCTGAAGGCATTCTGGCCCAACTGAAAGCGGGCGGTGATTTTGCCAAACTGGCCAAAGCCAATTCCGATGATACCTCCAACAAAGACAATGGCGGTGATTTGGGCGCTTTTGGCAAGGGCATGATGGTGCTTCCCTTTGAAGAAGCCGCTTGGAAGCTCAAAGAGGGTGAACTCTCTGGGCCTGTAAAAACCCGTTTTGGTTATCATATTATTAAACGGGGCGGTTTACTGCCTGCCATGACCAAATCTTTTGATGAGGTCAAAGCCGGGATTCGTGATCAATTGGAACGCGAACGCAAACAGAAAACCTTTGAAGACTGGCTCAAACAGCTCAAAGAAAAGTCAAAAATCGAAATCAACGAAAAATTGACAGCCGCTCCGCCTGCACCTCCTGCGGGTGAAGCAGGCAAACCCGGTGAAGCCAAACCAGGGGAAACCAAGCCCGGTGAGCAGCCTGCTGCTCCCCAGACTGAAACCAAAGCCGGTGACGGTCACGAACACTGATTGGCATGACCCAAAAAATTGATGTGGTGGGGCTCGGTCCGGGCCCTGCCCGCCTTTTAACCCTTGAAACCCGTGATTTGCTCATGGCCGGTAATCCGGTCTATTTGCGTACGGCGGTGCATCCTACGGTGGCCGAACTGCGGGAATGGGGCTGTGCCTATACCAGCTTTGACAGTCTCTATGAGCAGGCCCCTGATTTCGACAAGTTGTATGCCCAGATTGTCGAGCAACTTTTGGCGGAGGTTGAGGCCCAGGGCCGGATTGTCTATGCCGTGCCGGGTAATCCCCTGGTGGCTGAGCGCACGGTTCAGCTGCTGCTGGAACGTGGCCCCCAGGAAGGGGTGGAGGTCAAACTGCATACCGCTGTCAGTTGTGTGGATGTAGTGCTTGAGGCCTTGGGGGCGGATCCCAGTGAAGGGCTGACCATTCTCGATGCCCTGACCCTGGAAGCCGATCAATTGGATTTTCGTCGTCCGCAATTGGTGACCCAGATTTATTCGCCCACGATTGCTTCTGAGGTCAAGCTGACCCTGCTGGATCGCCTGGAGCCCGAATACCCCGTGACCCTGGTGCGCGCCGCCAGTTGTGCTGATCAGCAGGTCGAAAGCCTGCCGCTCGAAGAACTGGATCGTGTGACTTGGATCGATCATTTAACCACGCTTTATCTGCCACCTGGGGGGCCAGAAACCCTGGCTCCGCTTGAGTATTTGCGTTGGGTGGTGGCCCGTCTGCGTAACCCCGAAGGCGGTTGCCCCTGGGATTTGAAACAGAATGCGCAGACT is a window of bacterium (Candidatus Blackallbacteria) CG13_big_fil_rev_8_21_14_2_50_49_14 DNA encoding:
- a CDS encoding class I SAM-dependent methyltransferase is translated as MDKFKDSLRRFLNKKQIELLKRLSASMVRLSIQMVSPFVLPIMKFMATSGEGTDACLKRGFLPVPVHFYQPIPDLEDLEKRNIWAKESALSGIEFQSENFFAFMQKIAADFSHECDWPNEPTSDPKQFHLHNNCFSYGCASALHCMIRYFKPKRIIEVGSGFSSRVIAAAIELNHPESGPTDYRIVDPYTNLDLKNFPEQTQLIRQQVETLDLAFFESLQENDILFIDSSHVCKLGSDVNFEILEVLPSLNKGVFIHFHDINLPYEYPEVYAKNQKFRVFWNEAYLLQAFLAFNKEFKVVLPMDFVQRHFIEDLKALFPASLKTDFGWVSGSFWIQRILK
- a CDS encoding nucleoside triphosphate pyrophosphohydrolase gives rise to the protein MTQKIDVVGLGPGPARLLTLETRDLLMAGNPVYLRTAVHPTVAELREWGCAYTSFDSLYEQAPDFDKLYAQIVEQLLAEVEAQGRIVYAVPGNPLVAERTVQLLLERGPQEGVEVKLHTAVSCVDVVLEALGADPSEGLTILDALTLEADQLDFRRPQLVTQIYSPTIASEVKLTLLDRLEPEYPVTLVRAASCADQQVESLPLEELDRVTWIDHLTTLYLPPGGPETLAPLEYLRWVVARLRNPEGGCPWDLKQNAQTLRKYVLEEAYEVVEAIDQEDPDALCEELGDLLLQVYLQSQVAQDEDLFVLDEVALGIAEKLIYRHPHVFGGPTLETPEEVKRQWEDLKALEKAAKAGDQKLSVLSDLPAALPSLTLAEKIGRKVAHVGFDWPELKGVLAKIEEEYQELLEACEQDEPEAIFHELGDVFFTLVNLARWFKLDPEDAMRQTNARFVRRFQAMEAALAGRSLKELALEEWDILWNQAKEQVG